In Nitratiruptor sp. YY09-18, a single window of DNA contains:
- a CDS encoding ArsS family sensor histidine kinase: protein MKKTSIFLWITLIFLLAFIGIGGAYFLSIKYISTANKYQTQRRLEFIAQSLIWQLGSYVQKDLLFKNLERLELLPILYPKEAEKILKKTKFIKRIRFPIGQVLILKDKNNYYFLVQSYGNVLLLKDISKNLATLKLIYTAIFGLMVVLLLIIYLLIIYKLRPLKKITKEIEKFSSGKLDLDLNIQGFKEINEVAQALQDASNSLKNIQNSRKLLLRNIMHELKTPITKGRIQAEMVEDQKQKERLVHIFEKLNSLINELAAIEAVNAKIKPNYEKIKASDLIQEAVHIGMFDKKDLVIDIEADPTIEGDYKLLAIALKNLIDNAIKYSTDGKAKIVVTQSSIQIHNKAPALSQDLSYYLEPFSKENKRSGFGLGLYLVDNILRMHNFKLSYKHEDGENIFIITFTQ, encoded by the coding sequence ATGAAAAAAACCTCGATATTTTTATGGATCACTCTCATCTTCCTGCTTGCCTTCATTGGCATCGGTGGGGCATATTTTCTCTCCATCAAGTATATTAGTACTGCTAACAAATATCAGACCCAAAGACGTCTAGAATTTATTGCACAATCACTTATATGGCAGCTTGGAAGCTATGTGCAAAAAGATCTTCTCTTTAAAAATCTCGAGCGCCTTGAGCTCTTACCAATTCTCTATCCCAAAGAGGCAGAAAAGATCCTCAAAAAAACAAAATTTATCAAACGGATTCGTTTTCCTATAGGCCAAGTTCTCATCCTCAAAGACAAAAATAATTACTACTTTTTAGTTCAAAGCTACGGTAATGTTTTGTTGCTGAAAGATATCTCCAAAAACCTTGCTACTCTCAAGCTCATCTATACTGCAATCTTTGGTCTTATGGTAGTCTTGCTTCTCATTATTTATCTCTTGATCATCTACAAGCTCCGCCCTCTCAAAAAAATTACAAAAGAGATAGAAAAATTTAGTAGCGGCAAGCTCGATCTTGATCTCAATATCCAAGGATTCAAAGAGATCAACGAAGTAGCGCAGGCTCTGCAAGATGCTTCTAACTCACTCAAAAATATCCAAAACTCGCGCAAACTCCTTTTGCGTAATATCATGCATGAGCTTAAAACCCCTATCACAAAAGGGCGCATCCAGGCTGAAATGGTAGAAGACCAAAAACAAAAAGAGCGTCTTGTGCATATATTTGAAAAACTCAACTCCCTCATCAATGAGCTTGCAGCTATCGAAGCGGTAAATGCCAAAATCAAACCAAACTATGAAAAGATCAAGGCAAGTGATCTCATCCAAGAAGCAGTCCACATCGGCATGTTTGATAAAAAAGATCTTGTTATCGATATAGAGGCAGATCCGACAATTGAAGGTGATTATAAACTCCTCGCCATTGCTCTCAAAAACCTCATAGATAACGCTATCAAATACTCAACCGATGGAAAAGCAAAGATAGTAGTAACACAGAGCTCTATACAGATACACAACAAGGCTCCAGCTCTCTCGCAAGATCTCTCCTACTATCTTGAGCCATTTAGCAAAGAGAATAAAAGAAGTGGTTTTGGGCTAGGACTCTATCTGGTAGATAATATTTTGCGCATGCACAACTTCAAGCTTTCTTATAAACATGAAGATGGAGAGAATATTTTCATAATTACTTTTACTCAATAA
- a CDS encoding NUDIX domain-containing protein has translation MKRSAGILPFRIKNGSIEVYLGHFGGPFWSKKERSWGVIKGEVQESESDLEAAKREFYEETGKRVDGDFIDLGEFRTSNKILHIYALQTDLDTHISSNKVTITYYGKELQIPEIDRAAWMRLDEAKAKIVKSQGQILDKLEQTLQKSRFIE, from the coding sequence ATGAAAAGAAGTGCTGGAATCCTTCCCTTTCGCATTAAAAATGGTTCAATTGAAGTATATCTTGGCCATTTTGGAGGACCCTTTTGGAGCAAAAAAGAGCGCTCTTGGGGTGTAATCAAGGGAGAAGTACAAGAGAGTGAGAGCGATTTAGAGGCTGCAAAGAGAGAGTTTTATGAAGAGACAGGCAAAAGAGTTGATGGAGATTTTATAGATCTGGGAGAGTTTCGTACATCCAATAAGATTCTGCATATCTATGCTTTGCAAACAGATCTCGATACGCATATCTCTTCTAACAAAGTTACAATCACTTATTATGGCAAAGAACTGCAGATCCCAGAGATTGATAGAGCTGCCTGGATGCGGCTTGATGAAGCAAAAGCAAAAATTGTCAAATCCCAAGGGCAGATACTTGATAAACTTGAGCAGACTCTTCAAAAGAGCAGATTTATTGAGTAA